The sequence AGCGTCTGTTATAATACAAAATCATAAATAAAGAAACCAACGATTCAGAGGAGTAGCCGGAAAAACCGCTTTTGAGAGAGCGATGGATGGTGTGATCATCGCAGCAGAGGATTTTCGGTGAATGGACTGATGAGGGCAGGGAGAAAGGCCATGGGCCGAGTAATACCTGACGGAATCCCACCGTTAGCGGGGACAGCAGTTGATAGACTGTTATGAGAGGGCGCTCACGCGTCAATTTAGGTGGCACCGCAGAAGTGTTTTAAGCTTTTGTCCTAGAATAACTGGGATAAAAGCTTTTTTTTTATCCCTGAAACAGTAAGCCGCGTCCGCCGCATATACTGTGGACGGACGGCTCAATACAAATTTGAAGGGAGAACAAGACAATGGTAAAAGTTCCGCACAGACTCTATTTAACAGAAGACGAGATGCCCAGGCAGTGGTACAATATGCGCGCGGATATGAAAGAGCTGCCGGACCCGATAATCAATCCCGCGACAATGCAGCCGGCAACGGAAGAAGACCTCTATCCGGTATTCTGCACAAAGCTCGCGCACCAGGAAATGGACAATGAAACGCGGTATGTAGATATTCCGGAAGAAGTGCTGGAGATGTATAAGATATACCGTCCGTCTCCGCTCATCAGGGCGTATAACCTGGAAAAGGAGCTGGATACGCCCGCTAAGATTTATTATAAGTTCGAGGGAAACAATACGTCGGGCAGCCACAAGCTGAACTCGGCGATCGCCCAGGCGTATTACGCAAAGGAGCAGGGCCTTAAAGGGCTGACGACGGAAACGGGCGCGGGCCAGTGGGGCACGGCGCTGGCGGAAGCGTGCTCATACTTCGGACTGCCGCTGACGGTATTCATGGTTAAGGTATCCTATCAGCAAAAGCCGTTCCGCAAGGCGGTCATGCAAACGTTCGATGCGGACGTGATCGCCAGCCCGAGCAGCACGACGCAGGTCGGCAGAAAGATTCTGGCAGAAAATCCGCAAACAGGCGGGAGCCTTGGATGCGCGATTTCCGAAGCGGTGGAAAAAGCGGTGGGATCGGAGGGTTACCGTTACGTGCTCGGTTCGGTATTAAACCAGGTATTGCTGCACCAGTCGATCATTGGCCTTGAGTCTAAGACCGCGATGGAAAAACTGGACGAATATCCGGACGTCGTCATCGGCTGCGCGGGCGGCGGCTCCAACCTTGGCGGCCTGATCGCGCCGTTCATGCAGGACAAGCTGCTGGGCAGGGCAAACCCGCGGATCATAGCGGTCGAGCCTGCATCCTGCCCGTCCTTTACGCGCGGGAAGTACGCGTACGATTTCTGCGATACGGGCAAGATCACGCCTATGGCCAAGATGTATACGCTCGGAAGCGGGTTCATGCCCTCGGCAAATCACGCGGGCGGACTGCGCTACCACGGGATGTCGCCCATCTTATCCAAGCTCTATCATGACGGGTATATGGACGCGGTTGCCGTGGAACAGAGTAAGGTTTTTGAAGCGGCGGTATTGTTTGCCAAAAAAGAAACGATCCTGCCCGCGCCGGAATCTGCCCATGCGATCCGCGAGGCGATCGACGAAGCGCTGAGGTGCAAGGAGTCGGGCGAAGCAAAAACGATCCTCTTCGGGCTTACGGGTACAGGCTACT comes from Christensenellaceae bacterium and encodes:
- a CDS encoding TrpB-like pyridoxal-phosphate dependent enzyme, with translation MVKVPHRLYLTEDEMPRQWYNMRADMKELPDPIINPATMQPATEEDLYPVFCTKLAHQEMDNETRYVDIPEEVLEMYKIYRPSPLIRAYNLEKELDTPAKIYYKFEGNNTSGSHKLNSAIAQAYYAKEQGLKGLTTETGAGQWGTALAEACSYFGLPLTVFMVKVSYQQKPFRKAVMQTFDADVIASPSSTTQVGRKILAENPQTGGSLGCAISEAVEKAVGSEGYRYVLGSVLNQVLLHQSIIGLESKTAMEKLDEYPDVVIGCAGGGSNLGGLIAPFMQDKLLGRANPRIIAVEPASCPSFTRGKYAYDFCDTGKITPMAKMYTLGSGFMPSANHAGGLRYHGMSPILSKLYHDGYMDAVAVEQSKVFEAAVLFAKKETILPAPESAHAIREAIDEALRCKESGEAKTILFGLTGTGYFDMTAYEAFHDGKMSDYIPTDEELAKGFDSLPQMP